A window from Candidatus Arthromitus sp. SFB-rat-Yit encodes these proteins:
- the ftsE gene encoding cell division ATP-binding protein FtsE, which translates to MIDFIKVSKTYEKNVKALIDVSVSIEQGEFVFLVGSSGAGKSTFIKMILREIKPTSGKVIINNKDVGLIKRRDIPYHRRSIGMVFQDFKLISNLSVYENVAFAMRVVESDEKEIRKRVPVVLSLVGLSDKYKVFPHELSGGEQQRVSLARAMVNNPSILIADEPTGNLDPDTSLEIMALLQDINRGGTTVLMATHAKDIVDRMKRRVVAIERGVVLRDEKRGKYE; encoded by the coding sequence ATGATTGATTTTATAAAAGTATCAAAAACATATGAAAAAAATGTAAAAGCTTTGATAGATGTTAGTGTATCTATAGAACAAGGTGAATTTGTTTTTTTAGTTGGATCAAGTGGAGCTGGTAAATCTACTTTTATAAAAATGATTTTAAGGGAGATAAAACCTACGAGTGGTAAGGTCATTATAAATAATAAGGATGTTGGTTTAATTAAAAGGAGGGATATACCTTATCATAGGAGAAGTATAGGTATGGTTTTTCAAGATTTTAAGTTAATATCTAATTTGAGTGTTTACGAGAATGTTGCTTTTGCTATGAGGGTTGTTGAATCTGATGAAAAAGAGATTAGAAAAAGGGTTCCTGTTGTTTTAAGTTTGGTTGGTCTTTCAGATAAATATAAAGTCTTTCCGCATGAATTATCTGGGGGGGAACAGCAGAGGGTATCTCTTGCAAGAGCAATGGTTAACAATCCGTCTATATTAATAGCAGATGAGCCTACAGGTAATTTAGATCCAGATACTTCTCTTGAAATAATGGCACTTCTTCAAGATATAAATAGAGGTGGCACTACAGTTCTTATGGCAACTCATGCTAAGGATATTGTAGATAGAATGAAAAGAAGGGTTGTTGCGATCGAAAGAGGAGTAGTTTTAAGAGATGAAAAGAGAGGGAAATACGAATAA
- the ftsX gene encoding permease-like cell division protein FtsX: protein MKVSSFKGFTIDAIKSLFRNKTISIATIVNIVVTLTIYGVFLILMNVIVANVNDVESRLQLKVYLKDNITVEQQQQVKDAISGIEGIESVYYESKAEALVNFKNQLRDYAWMIEGYDENNNPLPSSYVVKIKSSSVSDRIEKALQGFEGIDDIGSDKVLVKEVSKISTFIRIAWIVLSFILILVSLFLIMNTIKLTIYSRRKEIYIMKFVGATDWFIRWPFVIEGIILGVIGSFISIGIIYYSYFYVYSFLNGRNLFSYLISPNVILIQLTIHFFLIGILVGIVGSIFSLRKFLKV, encoded by the coding sequence ATGAAAGTTTCGAGTTTTAAAGGATTTACTATCGATGCTATTAAGAGTTTATTTAGAAATAAGACTATAAGTATAGCAACTATAGTTAATATAGTTGTTACGTTAACTATTTATGGTGTATTTTTGATACTTATGAATGTTATTGTTGCAAATGTAAATGATGTTGAATCTCGTCTTCAGCTCAAAGTTTATCTAAAGGATAATATAACCGTAGAACAACAACAACAAGTAAAGGATGCTATAAGTGGTATTGAGGGGATAGAAAGTGTTTATTACGAAAGTAAAGCGGAGGCACTTGTTAATTTTAAGAATCAACTTAGAGATTATGCGTGGATGATTGAGGGTTATGATGAAAATAATAACCCACTTCCAAGTTCTTATGTTGTTAAGATAAAATCGTCGAGTGTATCGGACCGTATAGAGAAAGCACTTCAAGGATTTGAAGGTATTGATGATATTGGAAGTGACAAGGTGCTTGTTAAAGAAGTTTCTAAAATATCTACATTTATTAGGATTGCGTGGATCGTTTTATCATTCATTTTAATATTAGTTTCACTGTTTTTGATAATGAATACAATTAAACTTACAATATATTCACGCAGGAAAGAAATATATATAATGAAATTTGTTGGAGCGACAGATTGGTTTATAAGATGGCCATTTGTAATAGAGGGTATTATCTTAGGAGTTATAGGATCTTTTATTTCTATTGGAATAATATATTATAGTTATTTTTATGTTTATAGTTTTTTGAATGGTAGAAATTTATTTTCCTATTTAATTTCTCCCAATGTGATTTTGATACAGTTAACTATTCATTTTTTCCTAATAGGTATATTAGTTGGTATTGTCGGAAGTATATTTTCGTTAAGAAAGTTTTTGAAGGTTTAG